A single window of bacterium DNA harbors:
- a CDS encoding PilT/PilU family type 4a pilus ATPase, with amino-acid sequence MQPHELDRLLTRMLEAYGSVSDLNFTANKPPQVELNGQLVPVPTDPPIERLTPFQTEAVALALIGSDRRMTETFVRTGSCDLSYALGTTARFRVNIFQQRGQTSVVLRRLASEVPTIEGMGLPPVIRKLSEPRNGLILVTGATGSGKSTTLAAVLDIVNENKAVHVVTLEDPVEFVFPVKKATFNQRELGTDFDTFANGLRAAMRQAPKVILVGEMRDRETLEIGLAAAETGHLVMSTLHTMDAGQTINRMLGMFDKDEERMIRMRLADTLRWIVCQRLLPKVGGGRVAALEVMGMNLRVEEVVLNGESEGKTYYEIIQDGEALGMQTFDTHILRFFREGQITAETALSYASRKSVVARGIDQYKASKGEKTSDIESLTMDAEYAEPLNPRRTPRRPAS; translated from the coding sequence CCCGGATGCTCGAAGCATACGGCTCGGTGTCGGATCTCAACTTCACGGCGAACAAGCCCCCGCAGGTCGAACTCAACGGCCAACTCGTGCCGGTGCCCACCGATCCCCCCATCGAGCGACTCACTCCCTTTCAGACCGAGGCCGTGGCACTGGCACTGATCGGCTCCGACCGGCGCATGACCGAAACATTCGTGCGCACCGGATCCTGTGATCTGTCCTATGCGCTCGGCACCACTGCCCGCTTCCGCGTGAACATCTTCCAGCAGCGGGGGCAGACATCCGTCGTCTTGAGGAGGCTGGCCAGCGAGGTGCCGACCATCGAAGGGATGGGGCTGCCGCCGGTGATCAGGAAGCTCTCCGAGCCAAGGAACGGCCTGATCCTGGTGACGGGCGCTACGGGGAGCGGAAAGTCCACCACCCTGGCGGCTGTCCTGGACATCGTCAACGAGAACAAGGCGGTCCACGTGGTGACGCTGGAAGATCCGGTGGAGTTCGTCTTCCCCGTCAAGAAGGCCACATTCAACCAGCGTGAACTGGGGACGGATTTCGACACCTTCGCCAACGGGCTGCGCGCCGCCATGCGTCAGGCCCCCAAGGTGATTCTGGTGGGCGAGATGCGCGACCGGGAGACGCTGGAAATCGGTCTCGCCGCCGCCGAGACCGGCCACCTGGTGATGAGCACCCTGCACACGATGGACGCCGGCCAGACCATCAACCGCATGCTGGGCATGTTCGACAAGGACGAGGAGCGGATGATACGCATGCGGCTGGCCGACACGCTCCGCTGGATCGTCTGCCAGCGGCTGCTACCCAAGGTGGGCGGGGGCCGCGTGGCCGCCCTGGAGGTTATGGGCATGAATCTCCGCGTCGAGGAGGTCGTACTGAACGGGGAGTCCGAAGGCAAGACCTACTACGAGATCATCCAGGACGGCGAAGCCCTGGGGATGCAGACCTTTGACACCCACATCCTCCGGTTTTTCCGGGAGGGGCAGATCACCGCGGAGACGGCGCTCTCCTACGCCTCCAGGAAGTCGGTGGTGGCGCGCGGTATCGACCAGTACAAGGCCAGCAAGGGCGAGAAGACCAGCGACATCGAAAGCCTGACCATGGACGCCGAGTACGCCGAGCCGTTGAACCCGCGCAGGACGCCGCGCCGTCCCGCGTCATGA